TCGTGCGTGCCGATGCTCTTCAGCCGGTCGGCGTCGCGGCCGCAGGTGGCGACGTTCGCGCCCTCGTCGAGCAGGGCGCGGACCGTGGCCAGGCCGACGCCCGAGCTGCCGCCGGTGACCAGATAGGTCCGGTCGGCGAGGCCCAGATCCATGACGGTGTTCTCCCGTGGGTCAGTTCATGGTGAAGCCGCCGTTGACGGCGACCACCTGTCCGGTCAGGTAGCGGGACTCCTCGGAGAGGAGGAAGGCGGCGAGCCCGACCAGGTCGTCGGGCCGCTGCGGGCGTGCGATGGCCCGGCGCGCCCGGTACAGGCCGTGCCGTTCGGCCGGCACCGTCTCGGTCGCCTCGCACTCGGTGAGGCCCGGCGCCAGCGCGTTGACGGTGATGCCGCGCTCGCCGAGCTCCCGCGCCATGGCCCGGGTGAGGGCGATGACGGCACCCTTCGACGCGATGTAGTGGGCGAGTCGCGGGGAGCCGTACAGGGCCGCGTCCGACGCGATGTTCACGATGCGCCCGGTGGGCCCGAACAGCGGGAGCAGGATCTTCGCGACGAGCCAGGGCCCGCGTGCGTTGACCGTCATCAGCCGGTCCCACGCCGCGATGTCGATGTCCTGGAACTCCCTGCCGCCCACGCCGTTGGCGAGGGCCGCGTTGTTGATGAGTCCGTACAGCGGCCCCATGTCGCCCACCGCGTCGGCGAGTTCCCCGGCCGACGCGGGGTCGGCGACGTCGCAGCGCACGAAGTGGGCGTCGAGCCCCTCGGCGCGCAGCTCCCGCGCCGCCCCCGCACCGCGTCCGGCGTCGAGCTCGGCGACGACGACCCGGAAGCCGTCGGTGCCCGCCCGGCGGGCCATGGCGAGCCCGAGCCCGCGGCCCGCCCCGGTGAGCACGACGGTGCGCGGGTCAGTCACGGGTCACGCCGTGCATCGGCGAGTACTCCGGGTACGACGGCACCTGCGGCTTCCGCGTGCCGATGACGACGCAGAACAGGGCGTCGGTGTCGCCCTCGTTCTTCAGCGACCGGGTCACCCCGGCCGGGACGACGATCATGTCGCGGTAGCCGAGCGTGCGGTACTCGACCTCGTCGGGGCCCCGGTGCACGCCGACCCTGACCTCGCCCTCCAGGACGAAGAAGGCCTCCTCCACGTCGTGGTGGGTGTGGGCGGGCCCTTCGGCGCCGGGCGGCAGCAGCATGTTGGAGAAGGTGAAGCCGCCGGAGGGCAGGATGCGGCTGTCGCCCTCGTGGTCGCCGGTGGCGCCGGAACCCACGTAGCGGATCTGGCCGCGGCGGTACTGCGGGCCCGCCTTCTCCTGGAAGGAGAGGGTGTCGAAGTCCGCGACGCGCGAGTCCTTCGACGCGATGAGGGAGTCGGTGTAGCGGGCGAGGTCGCCGCCGTTGTCGTACGCGGTCGTGGTCAGAGGCATGGCTCAGAACTCCTGCTCGGGTAGGCGGTCGGTGATGCGGAGGTGGGAGAGCACCCAGGCGTTGAACCGCCCGGGCTGTTCCTGGTTCGCCAGGTGACCGGCGTCCTTGACGATCACGTAGGCGGTCTTGTGCAGGGCGCCGGCGAGGACTTGCGAGGCCTCGACGCCGGTGACCCGGTCCTGGTCGCCGCAGAGGACGAGGGCGGGCGCGGTGATCGCGGGGATCTCCTCGCGCAGGTCGGCGGCGGCCATCGACTCGGCGGCGTACGCGTAGCCGGGCAGGCGCACCGAGGCGGCCATGGTGTCGACGACCCGGGCGACGAGCTCGGGCGGCGCGTCCGGTGAGACGAGGCGGGGGCCGCGCCGCTCGGCGAAGGCGCGGGGTCCGGCCTCGGCGAGCTCGGCGGCGCGCCGCCGCATGGCGTCGGCCTTCGCCGGGTCGGTGCCGGAGCCGGGGCCGGAGTCCGCGACGATCAGTGAGTCGACGAGGCCGGGGTGGCGGGCGGCGAGCCGCAGCGCGATCACACCGCCCCACGAGACGCCGAGCACGTGCGCCGACGCGCCCCGGGAGCGGATCACCTCGGCCGTCGCGTCCGCGAACCCGTCCAGGTCCAACGGCCCGTCCGGGTCCGGGGACCTGGCGTACCCCGGTGCGTCCCAGGCGAGGACCCTGAGGTGCCGGGAGAGCTCGGCGAGCTGCGGGGCGAAGGCGGCCGACGAGGAGCCGATGCCGTGCAGGCACAGCAGCAGCGGGCCCGACGATCCGGCTTCCTCCACATGGACGGCGGGGGCGGCGGTCACAGGATCTGCCCCGTCCGCCCGGCGAGCGCCGCCACCGAGCGCAGCACCGCGTACGGCACGACCTGGCTGGTCGCCGGGTTGCCGGGGTCCGGGAGGTGGGCGACCTCGAAGCGGTACGCGCCGTGCGCCCCGGACGCCTCGACGACGTGCCGCGTGCGGTGCGCGCCGGGATCGGCGACGACCCTGACCCGCACGGCGTCCAGGTCGCCGACGGCGAGGGCGACGGACGCCGCGACGTTCGTCGACTTCGGGAACTTCACGGGGACGTCGCGCGCGGTGCCCGACATGACCTCGACGGGTCCGGTCGCCGAGCGCAGCCGCGCCAGCAACGCCTCGTCCATCCAGGGCTGTTCGAGGGTGCCCGGCAGTTTCGTGGTGGTCAGCCGCACCTCGTCGAGCGGGCCGAGGGAGCGTACGGCTTGGAGCAGGTCGAGACCGCCGACCGCGCCCCCGGTGAAGTACACCCGGCCCGGGCCCGCCGCGAGCAGCCGCTTCGACAGCTCCTCGTCGGTGAGCGCGCCGGTCGAGGCGATCAGCAGGTCGGTCCCGGAGGCCAGGACGCGCTCGCCCCACTCCCGTACGACACCCTGCCCCGCCGCCTCCACGATCAGGTCGCAGCGCTCCAGGGCCTCGTCGAAGGAGACCTGCGGCGCGGGCGCCGCCTCGCCGAGCGGACGGTTGTCGACGACGCACACCAACTCGGCGCCGGGGAGGCGGCCTTCGACGAGGGCGGTGCCGACGACGCGGCCGATGGCACCCCAGCCGACGAGCCCCACTTTCCGTACGGTGGTCATGCGCGTACTCCTTCCGGCGAGCCGGCCATGTGGCAGCGGATCTCCTTCGACGGTGGCCCCGCCGTGCCCCACAGGTCCGACAGCTCCGGCACCCGCCGCCACACCTTGGCGATCCAGCGGTCCTCGACGACCTGCGCGACCTCGGAGGTGTACTCGCAGACGAGCCCGGTCGGATCGGTGAAGTACGAGAAGGTGTTGTTGCCGGGACCGTGCCGGCCGGGGCCCCACTGCGGGACGACCCCGTGGTGGCGGAGGCGTCCGAGGCCCCGCATGAAGTGGTCGACCGAACTCATCTCGTACGCCACGTGGTTGAGGGAGACCCACTCCGCCTGGTTGAAGGCGACGCAGTGGTGGTCGGCGTTGCAGCGCAGGAACGCCATCTGGTGCTCGGACCAGTCGGAGACGCGCAGACCGAGCACGTCCGTGTAGAAGGAGACCGACGCGTCGATGTCGGTGGTGTTCAGGACGGCGTGCGTGACGCCCACGGGCACCGCGCCGTCCCTGCCGCGCGGCGGTACCGCCCAGGTGTCGGCGGAGAGCTCGACGACGCGGCCCTCGTGGTCGGCGAACCGCAGGCCGTAGCCGCCGCCCACCTGGTCGAGCGGCCCGGGACCGCACAGCGGGACGATGCCGCGCGCCTCCAGGCGCCGTGCGGCCTCGTCGACCTCGGCGGGGGTGCCGACGGCGAAGGAGAGGCGGCCGAGTCCGGTCCGGTCGGAGCGGGTGAGCTGGAGGGCGTGGTGCTCGTCGCCGGTGCCGCGCAGCCAGCTCGCGCTGTGCTCGGCCTCGACGACCTCGAGGCCCCAGGCGTCCTCGTAGAAGTCGGCGGCCTCCGCGAAGGAGGGGGTGAGCAGTTCGACGGAGCGCAGGGCGCGCAGCCGGGCTATCGGGGGGTGGGCAGAGGCTGTCGGGGGAGGGGGCATCGGGTGCTCCAGAAGGTCATGCGGCCCAGGGCAGCGGGGTGTCGGCGGTGCCCCAGTACAGGGACTTCTGGCGCTGGTAGGAGCGGATGCCGTCGCGGCCCTTCTCCCGGCCGAGGCCGCTGTCCTTCATGCCGCCGAAGGGGGTCGAGATGCTGAACTGCTTGTACGTGTTGATCCAGACGGTGCCCGCGTCGACGCGGCGCGCGATCCGCCACGCCGCCCGGTGGTCGCGGGTCCAGATGCCGCAGGCCAGTCCGTACACGGAGGAGTTGGCCTGCCGTACGAGGTCGTCCTCGTCGTCGAAGGGCAGGGCGACGAGGACCGGGCCGAAGATCTCCTCCTGGCAGGTCCGCGAGGAGTTCGGCAGGCCGTCGAGGACGGTGGGCAGGTAGTACGCGCCGTCGGCGTAAGCGGCCCCTTCCGGCGCGGCGCCGCCGCACAGCACGCGTGCGCCTTCCTCGCGGGCGAGGTCCACGTATCGGGCGACGGAGTCCCGGTGCGCGTGGTGGACGAGCGGGCCGACCTGGGTGTCGGGGTCCGTGCCGGGCCCGACGCGCAACTTGCACACACGCTCGACGAGTTCGCCGACGAACTCCGCGTACAGCTCGCGTGCCACGAAGAGCCGTGACCCGGCGACGCAGGACTGCCCGCTGGAGGAGAAGACCCCGAACATCACCCCGGCCAGGGCCTGTTCGACGTCCGCGTCGGCGAGGACGACCGTCGGGGACTTGCCGCCGAGCTCCAGCGATACGGGCATGAGCTTGTCGGCGGCGGCGTGCGCGAGGGTCCGGCCCGTCGCGGTGCCACCGGTGAAGGTGACCTTGCCGACGTGCGGGTCCCGCACGATCGCGTCGCCGACGATGCTGCCGCGCCCCGGCAGGACGGACAACAGGGCCGCGGGCAGGCCGAGTTCGTCGAGCGCCGTGCTGACCAGGCGGCCGAGAGCCAGCGAGACCAGCGGGGTCCACTCGGCGGGCTTGAGGAGGACGGCGTTGCCGCCCGCGAGCGCGGGGGCGAGTTTCTGCGCGTCGCTCGCGACGGGCGAGTTCCAGGGGTTGATGGCGCCGACGACGCCGATCGGCTCGTACACGCTCATCGTGACGTAGTCACCGCGCGAGGGCGTGAGCGCGTCCTCGGCGGTCTCCAGGGCGGCCGCCGTGTAGCGGAACGTCCCGGCGGCGCTCGCGACCAGTGCGCGGGTCTCGGTGAGGGTCTTGCCGGTGTCGGCGGTCTGCAGCGCGGCGAGGTGCTCGGCGTTGTCGTCGATCAGGGTGGCCACGCGGTGCAGGAGCCGGGCGCGGTGGTGCGGCAGCAGGTCGCGCCAGCGGGGGTCGGCGGCGGCGCGGGCCGCGGCACCGGCCGCCTCGGCGACCTCCTCGACGGTGACGGCGTGCACGGTGGCGAGCTCGCGGCCCGTGGCCGGGTCGAGGGTGCGGACGGGGGCGCCCGCACCGCGCCGCCACTCGCCCGCGATGAGCGCTTCGTCCGCGACGGATCCTGCGTCAACGACGGCCGCTTCGCCTGCTGCGGGTGTTCGGGGCATGCGGGTGCCCTCCTTGCATCGCTTGCGGGGCGGGGGAGTTGAGGGGGTGCGCTTGGCCGACTTGGGCAAGCGCTAGAAATCTAAGGGCTTAAATATCTCGGGCGCAAGACCCCGTCGATGAGCGACTGTCGACGATTTCCCTGTACAGGCCCTTGACGCGGTCCTGAGGGCGAGCGATACAACTTAAGCGCTAAGAGACTTTGCGCTCACGCGCCTCTCCGCCCCCCACGCGCCCTTCCGGCCCCCGCCCCCTCAGCAGCGGAGTACCCGCATGACGATCGACGCCTCCCCGGACCGCACACCGGACAGCCCCGCCGGCGCCGCCCGCGCCCACATCGCCGCCCGCTTCGAACGCCTCCCCCTGTGCCGCTGGCACGTCACCGTCCGGCTCATCGTGGGCGCCGTCACCTTCTTCGAGGCCTTCGACCAGCTCCTGATCGCCTACGCCCTGCCCGAGCTCCGCGACGAGTGGCACCTCTCCACCTCACGGGCGACGCTGCTGCTCACCGTCGGCTCGATCGGCATGCTCGTCGGCGCCCTGCTCTCCGGCCGCCTCGCCGACCGCATCGGCCGGGTGAAGGTCATCGCGCTGTGCGTCGCCGTCTCCAGCGCCGCCAACCTCGCCCTCGCCGCGTCCCCCACGCCCGACGTCTTCATGGCGCTGCGCTTCGTACAGGGCCTCGCGATCGGCGGCGAGGTCCCGGTCGCCGCCACGTTCATCGCCGAGATCACCCGCAGCCACCGGCGCGGCCGCTTCGTGCTCCTCTACGAGCTGGTCTTCCCCGCCGGGCTCACCGTCGGCGCGCTGGTCGCGGCATGGGTGGTGCCGGTCCTCGGCTGGCGCTGGATGTACGTCCTCGCCGCACTGCCCGGCGTCCTGTGTGTCGTCGTCCAGCGCAAGGTGCCCGAGTCGCCGCGCTGGCTCGCGGACCACGGCAGGTCGGAGGAGGCCGGGGCGGTGATGGACGGCATCGAGGCGGAGGTCGAACGGGTCACGGGCAGGCGCCTGCCACCCGTCGGCACGGTGCCGGACCCGGAGCCCGCCGAGGCGGTGCCCGGGGAGCGGCACGCAGAGTCGGACGAGGCCGCCGCCACCGGACTGCGCGGCCTCTTCACCGGCCGCTACCGCCGCCGCACCCTCGTCATCGGCGTTCTCTGGTTCACCGGCTACTTCGTCAACTACGGCATCACGTCCTGGCTGCCGACGATCTACCAGAACCGCTACGACCTGTCCCTCTCGGACGCGCTCCTCTACTCCACCGTCACGTCCTGCGCGGGCCTGCTCGGCTGCCTCGTCGCCGCGCTCACCGTCGACCGGGCCGGGCGCAGGCGCGTGATCACCGGGTGTCTGGGCGGCGCGGCGGCCATGCTGCTCGTACTCGCGTTCCTCGGCGCCCGCACCCCGCTGGAGGTCCTCGCCTGGACGTCGCTGGCCGCGGTCTTCTTCTTCGGCTCCAACATCTGCCTGTACCTGTACACGCCGGAGCTGTTCCCGACCCGGATGCGGGCCCTCGGCAGCAGCGTGGGCGGCGCCATGAACCGGCTCGGCGTGATCCTCGGCCCGATCGTGGTCGGCGCGGTCTACGCGGGCGGGAACGTCACGTCCGTCTTCGTGACCCTCGGCGCGGTGGCCGTGGTGGGCGCCGTCGTCGCGGCGCTCGGCGCGGAGGAGACGGCGGGGCGGCGCCTGGAGGAGGTCTCCCCCTGACGCCGCCCCCCCGCACCACCGCATGGGGCGCAAGTGGTCAGCCGAAGCGTTCGATCCTGATCCGGTCCACCGGCTGGCCGCCCGCCACCAGCAGCTGCGAGGCATGCTCGGCGAACCCGTTGGAGCCGCAGATGTACGCCTCCCAGCCGCCCTCGGGCTGCCCCTCCGCGCCGAGGAACGGCGCCAGATGGGCGGCGTTCAGACGGCCCTCGGAGCGGGTCAGGACGACGGTGGCCTCGTCCCCGTACTCGTCCGCGTAGATCAGGTCGGCGGGCGTGCGCGCCGAAACGACGAGCCGCACCGGCACGTCGAGCCCCGCGAGCCGCTGGTGCCGGACCATCGACATCAGCGGCACCACGCCCGAGCCGGCCCCGAGCAGCAGCGCGGGACGGTCGCCGGGCCAGGCGAAGAAGCCGGACAGCGGCCCGCGCACCTCGACCGTGTCGCCGACGTGCGCCACGGTGTGCAGATGCCCCGACACCTCGCCGTCCGGCACGTGGTCGAGGGTCAGCTCGATCTCGCCGCTGCCGTCGGGCGCGGAGGCGATCGAGTAGTGCCGCTGGGCGACGTAGCCGTCCTCGGCGGTGAGCCGCAGCATCAGGTGCTGGCCCGGCAGATGCCCCTGCCAGTCGGGCACCTTCAGACGGAACGTCGAGACGAGCGGCGTCTCACGGCGGATCTCCACGACGGTCGCCCGCTGCCACACGGCCGCGGAACGGTTGCTCACCTCGATGCGGCCGGGCACGGCGAACGCCGTCGGCGGCACGAAACGCTCCTGGAGGCTCTGTGGATCAGTCACCGGCGTAACGCTCCTCGGCCCACGGGTCGCCCCGGTGGTGGTAGCCGTTCTGCTCCCAGAAGCCGGGCTCGTCGCGGTCGGAGAGCCGCAGCCCCGCCACCCACTTGGCGCTCTTCCAGAAGTACAGGTGGGGGACGATCAGCCGGGCGGGGCCGCCGTGCTCGGCGGGCAGCGGCCCGTCGCCGTACTCCCAGACGATCCACGCCTTGCCGTCCGTCACGTCGGACAGCGGGAGGTTCGTGGTGTAGCCGGTGTGCGAGTAGGCGACGACGTGCGTCGCGGTGGGGAGCGGGCGGGCCGCCGCCAGGAACGTGTCCAGGCTCACCCCGCCGAACCGCACCCCGAACTTGGACCAGCTCGTCACGCAGTGGATGTCGCCCCGGTACTCGGAGGCGGGCAGCGCGTGCGCCTCGTCCCAGGACCAGGTGTGCGGGGCCACGACGAGACCGTCGACGCGGAACGTCCAGTCGGCGGCGGCGAGCCGCGGGGTGACCTCGGCGGACAGGACGGGCCAGCCGTCGCCCGCGTCGTACTGCCCCGGGGGCAGCCGCGGGTCGCGGTCGGCGGCTCGGGCGCGGCCGGTGAAGCCGCGGGTGGGTTCGAACGTCATGCGGTGGGTGCCACTTCGGGGGTCGATGTCGGTTCTGTACGGGTCAGGAGACCGGTTCTGTACGGGTCAGGAGACCGGTTCTGTACGGGTCAGGAGACCGGCGCCGCCTCGGAGGCGGTCGCCGCGTCCTGGAGGGCCCGCAGGACGGCCCGCTCGTCCAGGGTGAGCAGGGTCCGGTCGCGCATCAGGACGCGGCCGTCCACCACAGTGTCCCGGACGTCGGCGGCCGATGCCGCGTACACCAGCGTGGACCACGGGTCGTGCCGGGGCGCGAGGTGCGGCCGGTCCAGGTCGAGAACGATCAGGTCCGCCTGCTTGCCGGCCTCCAGCGAACCGAGGCGGTCGCCGAGCCCGAGCGCACGCGCCGACTCGATCGTCGCCATCCGGACGGCCTGCTCGGCGCCGACCGCGGTGGGATCGCCGCCCGCCTTGTGCACCAGCGCGGCGACCCTCACCGCGCCCAGCAGGTCGAGCGCGTTGGACGACACCGCGCCGTCGGTGCCGAGGCCCACCGTGACGCCCGCGTCCAGCAGGTCGGGCACGCGCGCGATGCCGCAGCCCAGCTTGAGGTTGGACACCGGGCAGTGCGCCACCCCCGTGCCGGTGCGGGCCAGCGCCGCGATCTCGGCGTCCGTCAGGTCCACGGCGTGCGCGAGCAGCGTGTCGGGGCCCAGCACGCCGAGCGAGTCGAGCAGCTCCACGGGGCGCATGCCGTGCTGCTCGACGACGTTCGCCACCTCCGCCGCGTTCTCGGAGGCGTGGATGTGCAGCAGCGCGCCGTGCTCCCGGGCGAGCGCCGTGATCTCGGTGAGCTGCGCGGGGTTCAGCGTGTACGCGGAGTGCGCGCAGACGACGGGACGGGCGCCCGGCGCCGCGACGTACGCCTTCAGGTGCGCGGTCGCCCAGCCGAGCCGCTCCTCGTAGAGCCTGCCGTCCGGCGGTCCCGGCACGTCCATGAACGTCGGCCCGGTCAGCAGCCGCCACCCGGCGTCGCGGGCCGCGCCCTCGGCCGCCTCGTGGAACCAGTACATGTCGAGCGCGGTCGTGACCCCGCCGCGCACGGACTCCGCGACGGCGGCCCGCATCGCGGTGGCCACCGTGTCCGGCGAGAGGACCTCGGCCTCGCGCGGAATGACCCGGGCCAGGAAGCCCTGCAGCGTGACGTCGTCGGCGATGCCGCGCATCAGGTTCATCGCGAGGTGCGTGTGCGTGTTGATCAGACCCGGCAGGACGAGACAGCCGCGCGCGTCGATCTCCTCCGCCGCCTCGTACGCGGCGCGCAGCCGCTCGGCGGGCCCCACCTCGACGACGCGGCCGCCGCGGACGGCGACCGCCCCGTCCGCCACGACGGTGCCCGCGGCGTCGACGGTCAGCACGTCGCCGCCGTGCACCAGCAGGTCTATGGAGCCGCCGCGGTCCTGGGCCGGCACTTCAGTGGGCTGCATCGTTCCGTTCTCCCTGGTCGCCTCGGTTCTGGCTGGCCGCTACGGTCGTTCAGCGCTCGGTGGAGGCCAGCAGGCGCAGCGCGTCCAAGGTTATCCGGGCACCCCGGGCGACCCCGTCGGCGACCACGTCGCGGTGCGGGTCGTACCCGCCTGTGGCGTCCTTGTCGACGAGCTCGTCGGCGTTCGCGCCGTCCACGACCAGGGCGCCGCCCGCCGTCAGGCCGTGCGTCGACGCGAAGACGTACAGCGCCGAGAGCTCCATCTCGATGGCGGCGATCCCGGCGGCCGCGTACGCCTCGCCGGGCAGCGGCAGGAACCCCGGCTGGAACGCGGCCCGCGTCCACACCACACCCCGGTGGTACGGGGCACCCGCGGCCCGCGCCGCGCGTTGCAGGGCGAGCACCGCCTCCGGCGCCGAGAACGCCGGGTACTCGGCGGGGATCAGCTGCTGCGTCACGCCGTCGTCGCGCACCGCCGCGTCCGCGACGACCAGGTCGCCGTCGCGGATGCCGGGCCGGATCGCGCCCGCCGTGCCGAGCCGCAGGATCGTCGTGACGCCCGCCTCGGCGAGCTCCTGGAACAGGAGGATCGCGCCGGGCGCGCCCACCCCGTGCGAGGCGACGACGACGGGCGTGCCCTGCCAGGTGCCGACGAAGGTGCGGTACTCACGGTGGTACGACACCTCCTTCGCGTCGGCCAGGAGATCGGCGACGGCGGCCGCACGGCCCGGGTCGCCGACGACGACCGCGTGCGCGGGCAGGCCGGTGCGGGGGACGCGGGTGATGGGCAGCGCGTCGGTGGACGACGTCATGAGGATGCTCCTAGGAGGGACTCGGTTTCCGCGGCGTGAGGCTGTTGCCCGGAGCCGGAACCCGACCGCCCCCGCGACCCCGAAGAGTAGCCGGGCGAGCAGCACCCCGAGGGGCGGCGCCCGGCCCGGCATCGCCGCGACCACGGCGACCGGGCCGCTACAGGGTGTCCCACAGCGTGGACGGCGCGGCCCGCCGCACCACCGGCGCGATCTCCTCGGCGAACCGCTGCAGCGTCTCGATCTGCTCCCCGCGCGCGAGCCCGAAGCCGTCCACCGTGATCGATTGCAGGTCGTGCCCGTACACCGCGTGGTAGCCGAGGATCTTGTCGATGATCTGCTGCGGGGAGCCGATGAGCTGCGGCCCGTCCGCGATGGCGTCCTCGATGGTCCGGAACGGCGTGTTGTAGCCCGCCCTGCCCTCCAGATCGGGCCGGAACGTCTGGGCGACCTTCGCCTCGTACAGCTCCTTGTAGCGCGAGACGGCCTGTTCGGCGGTGTCCGCGATGAGCAGCCCGCCGGAGCCGGCCGCCACGCGGGCGCGGGCCGGATCGTGGCCGTACGCCTCGAACCGCTCGCGGTAGTGGCCGATGAGCGAGGCGTACGCGGAGCGGGGCTGGACCGCGTTGGCGGTGAAGAGCGGGTCGCCGTGTCTGGCCGCCAGCTCGGGGGAGTTGAGCGACGTCGCCGATCCGTGCCAGACGCGCGGGGTGCCCGCGTAGGGGCGCGGCACGGTCGTCACGCCCTTCAGCGGCGGTCTGAACTCGCCCTCCCAGTCGACGTTCTCCTCCTCCCACAGGCGGCGCAGCAGTTCGTACTTCTCGCGCTGGAGGTCCCACTGCCGGGCCTCGTCGAGCCCGAACAGGTCGAAGTGCCCGGCTTCGGCGCCCTTGCCGACGACGAGTTCCACACGGCCGCGCGAGATCTGGTCGAGCGTCGCGTAGTCCTCGGCGACCCGCACGGGGTCGAGGATCGCGACGACGGTGACACCGGTGAGGAGCCTGATCCGGGAGGTGCGTGCCGCGAGGGCGCCGAGCACGACGGTCGGGCTCGACGACAGGAAGGCCCCCGCGTGCCGCTCGCCCACGGCGTACGCGTCGTAACCGAGCCGCTCCGCCGTCACGCCGACCTCGATGACGTCCTCGAACCGTGCGGCGGCGGAGGGGAGTTCACCGGTCAGGGGGTGCGGGGAGCGGGAGATGAGGGAGAGCACCTGAAACTTCATGATTCAACCCTGCGCGCCGAACATTGCGGCTCTGTGGCGGCGGCGTGGCATGAGTAAGGGGCGGTCGCCATGGCGACCGCCCCTTACCAACCCTCTACGAAGACGTCTGTCAGGCCTTCTTGCCCAGCAGGTCCTCGACCTTGCTGCGGACGTCGTCCGTGGCCAGGCCACGGATCGTCAGCGTCGTACGGCGGCGCAGCACGTCGTCCGCGGTCTCGGCCCACTCGTTGTCGCGGGCGTAGACGACCTGGGCCCAGATCTCCGGGGCGTCCGGGTGGACGCGCTCGGCGAGCTCCGGGTTCTCGTTCGCCAGGCGGGCGATGTCGAAGGAGAGCGAGCCGTAGTGCGTCGCCAGGTGCTTGGCCGTGTCGGCGGCCATGCGCGGGCCGGGTGCCGGGCCGTCCACCAGGAGGCGGTGGGCGACGGCGCGCGGGTTCGCGATGCCGGGCAGCGGCAGCTTCTTCGGCAGCGAGGAGACCGGCTCGTAGTCGTCGCCCAGCGGGTGGCCCGGCAGCGACTCCAGCTTCTTCATGATCGTCCGGCCGATGTGGCGGAACGTGGTCCACTTGCCGCCCGCCACGGACAGCATGCCGCCCGCGCCCTCGGTGACGACCGTCTCGCGCTTGGCCTTCGAGGTGTCGCCGGGGCCGCCGGGCAGCACCCGCAGACCGGCGAAGGAGTACGTGATCAGGTCCCGCGACAGCTGCTGGTCGCGGATGGAGAACGCGGCCTCGTCCAGGATCTGCGCGGTGTCGGCCTCGGTGACGCGCACGTCCGCCGGGTCGCCCTCGAACTCCTCGTCCGTGGTGCCGAGCAGCAGCATGTCCTCCCAGGGCAGGGCGAACGTGATGCGGTACTTGTCGATCGGGGTCGCCAGCGCGGCCTTCCAGGGGGCGGTGCGCTTGAGGACCAGGTGCGCGCCCTTGGACAGGCGGATGGAGGGCGCCGCGGCCGGGTTCTCCATCTTGCGCAGGTGGTCGACCCAGGGTCCCGTCGCGTTCAGGACCAGACGGGCGTTGACACCGAACTCGTCGCCGGTCGTGCGGTCCTTGAGCTCGGCGCCCGTGACCCGGCCCTGGGTGAAGCGCAGTCCCGTGACCTCGGCGTGGTTGAGGACGGCGGCACCGGCCTCGACGGCCGCGCGGACCGTCATCAGGGCCATGCGGGCGTCGTTCATCTGGTCGTCGCCGTAGACCGCGACGGCCTTCAGGTTGTCGGTGCGCAGCTCCGGCACGTCCTGCGCGGCCTTCGACGGCGACAGGAGGTGGCCGACGCCGTCGCCGAACGCGGAGAGCGCGCTGTACGCGAACACGCCCGCGCCGAGCTTGGCGGCCCCGTGCGGGCCGCCCTTGTACACCGGCAGGTAGAACGTGAGCGGGTTCGCCAGGTGGGGGGCCACCTGACGGGACACCGCGCGACGCTCGAAGTGGTTCTCCGCGACCAGCTTCACCGCACCGGTCTGCAGGTAGCGCAGACCGCCGTGGAGCAGCTTGGAGGAGGCGGAGGAGGTGGCGCCGGCGAAGTCACCGGCGTCCACCAGGGCCACCCGCAGTCCGGACTGCGCGGCATGCCAGGCGGTGGAGATGCCCAGGAT
The window above is part of the Streptomyces venezuelae genome. Proteins encoded here:
- a CDS encoding SDR family oxidoreductase, translated to MTDPRTVVLTGAGRGLGLAMARRAGTDGFRVVVAELDAGRGAGAARELRAEGLDAHFVRCDVADPASAGELADAVGDMGPLYGLINNAALANGVGGREFQDIDIAAWDRLMTVNARGPWLVAKILLPLFGPTGRIVNIASDAALYGSPRLAHYIASKGAVIALTRAMARELGERGITVNALAPGLTECEATETVPAERHGLYRARRAIARPQRPDDLVGLAAFLLSEESRYLTGQVVAVNGGFTMN
- a CDS encoding cupin domain-containing protein, which produces MPLTTTAYDNGGDLARYTDSLIASKDSRVADFDTLSFQEKAGPQYRRGQIRYVGSGATGDHEGDSRILPSGGFTFSNMLLPPGAEGPAHTHHDVEEAFFVLEGEVRVGVHRGPDEVEYRTLGYRDMIVVPAGVTRSLKNEGDTDALFCVVIGTRKPQVPSYPEYSPMHGVTRD
- a CDS encoding alpha/beta fold hydrolase, with translation MTAAPAVHVEEAGSSGPLLLCLHGIGSSSAAFAPQLAELSRHLRVLAWDAPGYARSPDPDGPLDLDGFADATAEVIRSRGASAHVLGVSWGGVIALRLAARHPGLVDSLIVADSGPGSGTDPAKADAMRRRAAELAEAGPRAFAERRGPRLVSPDAPPELVARVVDTMAASVRLPGYAYAAESMAAADLREEIPAITAPALVLCGDQDRVTGVEASQVLAGALHKTAYVIVKDAGHLANQEQPGRFNAWVLSHLRITDRLPEQEF
- a CDS encoding aspartate dehydrogenase domain-containing protein — translated: MTTVRKVGLVGWGAIGRVVGTALVEGRLPGAELVCVVDNRPLGEAAPAPQVSFDEALERCDLIVEAAGQGVVREWGERVLASGTDLLIASTGALTDEELSKRLLAAGPGRVYFTGGAVGGLDLLQAVRSLGPLDEVRLTTTKLPGTLEQPWMDEALLARLRSATGPVEVMSGTARDVPVKFPKSTNVAASVALAVGDLDAVRVRVVADPGAHRTRHVVEASGAHGAYRFEVAHLPDPGNPATSQVVPYAVLRSVAALAGRTGQIL
- a CDS encoding VOC family protein — protein: MPPPPTASAHPPIARLRALRSVELLTPSFAEAADFYEDAWGLEVVEAEHSASWLRGTGDEHHALQLTRSDRTGLGRLSFAVGTPAEVDEAARRLEARGIVPLCGPGPLDQVGGGYGLRFADHEGRVVELSADTWAVPPRGRDGAVPVGVTHAVLNTTDIDASVSFYTDVLGLRVSDWSEHQMAFLRCNADHHCVAFNQAEWVSLNHVAYEMSSVDHFMRGLGRLRHHGVVPQWGPGRHGPGNNTFSYFTDPTGLVCEYTSEVAQVVEDRWIAKVWRRVPELSDLWGTAGPPSKEIRCHMAGSPEGVRA
- a CDS encoding aldehyde dehydrogenase, translating into MPRTPAAGEAAVVDAGSVADEALIAGEWRRGAGAPVRTLDPATGRELATVHAVTVEEVAEAAGAAARAAADPRWRDLLPHHRARLLHRVATLIDDNAEHLAALQTADTGKTLTETRALVASAAGTFRYTAAALETAEDALTPSRGDYVTMSVYEPIGVVGAINPWNSPVASDAQKLAPALAGGNAVLLKPAEWTPLVSLALGRLVSTALDELGLPAALLSVLPGRGSIVGDAIVRDPHVGKVTFTGGTATGRTLAHAAADKLMPVSLELGGKSPTVVLADADVEQALAGVMFGVFSSSGQSCVAGSRLFVARELYAEFVGELVERVCKLRVGPGTDPDTQVGPLVHHAHRDSVARYVDLAREEGARVLCGGAAPEGAAYADGAYYLPTVLDGLPNSSRTCQEEIFGPVLVALPFDDEDDLVRQANSSVYGLACGIWTRDHRAAWRIARRVDAGTVWINTYKQFSISTPFGGMKDSGLGREKGRDGIRSYQRQKSLYWGTADTPLPWAA